A region of the bacterium HR11 genome:
CGCCTGGTCTACGACCGGGGCCGTTTCATGCAGGAAGCCGTCCCCGTCGGGGTCGGGACGATGGCGGCCGTCCTCGGGCTTTCGGAAGAAGTCGTCGTCGAGGTGTGTAACCGCCTGAACCGGCCGGACGCCGTCGTCACGCCGGCCAACTTCAATGCCCCCGACCAGGTCGTCATCGCCGGTCACCGGCCGGCCGTCGAGGCGGCCGCCGAGGAGCTGAAACGCCGGGGCGCCCGGCGTATCGTGTTCTTGCAGGTCTCGGCCCCCTTTCATTGCGTCCTCATGAAGCCGGCCGAGGAACGGATGGCCGAACGGCTGGACCGGGTCCCCTGGCGGGACCCCTCGATCCCCTGGCTGAACAACGTAAACGCCGAACCCATCACGGACGGCTCGACGGCCCGGGAAGTCCTCAAGCGTCAGATCACGGCGCCCGTCCTGTGGACCCGGATCGTCCGGCGCCTGTGGGAGCTGGGCGTACGCACGTTCGTGGAAGTCGGGCCCGGTCGGGTCTTGACGGGCCTGATCAAGCGAATCATACCGGACGCCGAATGCGTCAACGTGAACGACCTGGAGACCCTCGAGGCGGCCCTCCGGCGGTGGCCCCGATGAATGCGGCAACCCGGCAGTTCGGGAATTCGGGAGTCCGGGAACTCGGGAATTCGGCCGATGGGCGTAAAAGGCCAACCCGATGCGGGCGTTTCCCGACCCACATATCAGGTAGGCAAGGAGGCAGAAGGCCTGTAAGGCTGAAGCTCCGACCAGATGCGACTCCTCGTCTTCTTGTCTTCTGTCTCCTCTTCCGGGGCCGCCCATGCGCCGGACTCCCGAATGCCCGAATCCCGATTCCGGAGTCTTCCCATGGAATGGCCGGTATATCCGGACCTGAAGGGGCAGGTCGCCCTCGTCACGGGTGCATCGCAGGGGATCGGGGCGGCCATCGCCCGGGCCCTGGGCCGACAGGGCGCCGTCGTGGGTCTGATGGCCCGCTCCCGGGAGAAACTGGAAGAAGTGGCGGCCGCCATCCGGGCTGAAGGCGCCCGCGGTTTTCCTCTGGTCGCCGATGTCTCCCAAGGGGAGGCGGTCCAAGCCGCTATCCAGGAATTCATCCGGGAGGTCGGTCCCGTCACTCTATTGGTCAACAATGCGGGCATCACGCGGGACCAACTCTTGCTGGGTCTAAAGCCCGAGGATTGGCACACCGTCCTGGCCGTGGACCTGACGGGGGCCTACTGGGTCACGCGGGCCGTCC
Encoded here:
- the fabD gene encoding Malonyl CoA-acyl carrier protein transacylase yields the protein MQVAVVFPGQGVQTVGMGRDVADRYPEARVVFEEADRALGFPLSRLCWEGPAEDLTLTYHVQPAIVTVSYALWTLLTRYGSIRPDYVAGHSLGEYTALAAAGALSFPDTVRLVYDRGRFMQEAVPVGVGTMAAVLGLSEEVVVEVCNRLNRPDAVVTPANFNAPDQVVIAGHRPAVEAAAEELKRRGARRIVFLQVSAPFHCVLMKPAEERMAERLDRVPWRDPSIPWLNNVNAEPITDGSTAREVLKRQITAPVLWTRIVRRLWELGVRTFVEVGPGRVLTGLIKRIIPDAECVNVNDLETLEAALRRWPR
- the fabG_6 gene encoding 3-oxoacyl-[acyl-carrier-protein] reductase FabG translates to MEWPVYPDLKGQVALVTGASQGIGAAIARALGRQGAVVGLMARSREKLEEVAAAIRAEGARGFPLVADVSQGEAVQAAIQEFIREVGPVTLLVNNAGITRDQLLLGLKPEDWHTVLAVDLTGAYWVTRAVLRDMLKVRRGSIVNISSVVALTGNPGQTAYAAAKAGLIGFTKSLARELASRGIRVNAIAPGYIETEMTARLGEALRAEYQKAIPLGFFGTPDDVAQATLFLLSSASRYITGTVLNVSGGLYM